One Leifsonia shinshuensis DNA window includes the following coding sequences:
- a CDS encoding toxic anion resistance protein translates to MSELDLNQPLTPPDEPAAGVSLTPPAAVPEVGGDQAVGMVAVPADKRAELAAKADEFVAGLAGVEPGSPEFTRRVDEIARMGVQEIRSSSEVSNRMLQRPESSLAAARGRGGPSDPQTQVAQTLQQLRTTITDLDPGHANLSGSKGILGRLPGGKSLMRYFERYQPAQKQLDAIITALISGQDALLKDNAAIDLERTNLWATMGKLGEYATLAKALDDSIEKRAAELRATDPQRADSLVADALFPIRQRRQDLTTQIAVSVQGYLALDAIRKNNLELIKGVERARTTTVAALRTAIIVAQALGNQELVLDQISALNDATNSMIDRTGELLRQQTARIHEEAVSTGVSIQTLQHAFDNVFATMDSIDSYRVKAVESMAKTVDALEQQITRSRSYVDRSHSGS, encoded by the coding sequence ATGTCCGAGCTCGACCTCAACCAGCCGTTGACGCCTCCGGATGAGCCGGCGGCCGGGGTGAGCCTCACGCCGCCCGCCGCGGTGCCGGAGGTCGGCGGCGACCAGGCCGTCGGGATGGTCGCCGTCCCGGCCGACAAGCGGGCCGAGCTCGCGGCGAAGGCGGACGAGTTCGTCGCCGGACTCGCCGGGGTGGAGCCGGGCAGCCCCGAGTTCACCCGCCGCGTCGACGAGATCGCGCGGATGGGGGTGCAGGAGATCCGCTCCTCCTCCGAGGTGTCGAACCGGATGCTGCAGCGGCCGGAGTCCTCGCTCGCGGCGGCGCGGGGACGCGGCGGCCCCTCCGACCCGCAGACGCAGGTGGCGCAGACGCTGCAGCAGCTGCGCACGACGATCACCGACCTCGACCCGGGCCACGCCAACCTGTCCGGCTCGAAGGGCATCCTCGGGAGGCTGCCGGGCGGCAAGTCGCTCATGCGGTACTTCGAGCGCTACCAGCCCGCGCAGAAGCAGCTCGACGCGATCATCACCGCGCTCATCTCCGGTCAGGACGCCCTCCTGAAGGACAACGCGGCCATCGACCTGGAGCGCACCAACCTGTGGGCGACGATGGGCAAGCTCGGCGAGTACGCCACGCTCGCGAAGGCGCTGGACGACTCGATCGAGAAGCGTGCCGCCGAGCTGCGCGCGACCGACCCGCAGCGTGCGGACTCCCTGGTCGCCGACGCCCTGTTCCCGATCCGCCAGCGCCGCCAGGACCTGACGACGCAGATCGCCGTCTCGGTGCAGGGTTACCTCGCGCTCGACGCCATCCGGAAGAACAACCTGGAGCTGATCAAAGGCGTCGAGCGCGCCCGCACGACCACCGTCGCCGCGCTGCGCACCGCGATCATCGTCGCTCAGGCGCTCGGCAACCAGGAGCTGGTCCTCGACCAGATCAGCGCGCTCAATGACGCGACGAACTCCATGATCGACCGCACCGGCGAGCTGCTGCGGCAGCAGACGGCGCGCATTCACGAGGAGGCCGTCTCGACCGGGGTCAGCATCCAGACGCTGCAGCACGCGTTCGACAACGTGTTCGCGACGATGGACTCCATCGACAGCTACCGCGTGAAGGCGGTCGAGAGCATGGCGAAGACGGTGGACGCGCTGGAGCAGCAGATCACCCGGTCGCGGAGCTACGTAGACCGGTCGCACTCGGGCAGCTGA
- a CDS encoding DUF1801 domain-containing protein, whose amino-acid sequence MADTTFSKEEKAAIKAAVAEKKAQQAGADAAAACDEAIAAMTGTDKELAQAFHQLVTDNTDLAAKTWYGMPAYADADGKTVVAFKPGSKFKIRYATLEFQQAATLDDGNVWPVGFALTKLDDADKERIAQILRAAVRR is encoded by the coding sequence ATGGCCGACACCACGTTCAGCAAAGAGGAGAAGGCGGCGATCAAGGCCGCCGTCGCCGAGAAGAAGGCGCAGCAGGCCGGGGCCGACGCCGCCGCCGCGTGCGATGAGGCGATCGCCGCGATGACCGGGACCGACAAGGAGCTCGCCCAGGCCTTCCACCAGCTGGTCACGGACAACACCGACCTCGCCGCCAAGACCTGGTACGGGATGCCGGCGTACGCCGACGCCGACGGCAAGACGGTCGTCGCGTTCAAGCCGGGGTCCAAGTTCAAGATCCGTTACGCCACGCTGGAGTTCCAGCAGGCTGCCACCCTGGACGACGGCAACGTCTGGCCGGTCGGGTTCGCCCTCACCAAGCTCGACGACGCCGACAAGGAACGTATCGCGCAGATCCTCCGCGCCGCCGTGCGGCGCTGA
- a CDS encoding SDR family NAD(P)-dependent oxidoreductase, with translation MTGVLNGRTALVTGAASGIGLAIARLFAASGAEVVGADRDARVAALAAEEGWRAGIVFDAADEQSVAAAVADAESRLGRIDILVASHGVLTESPVAAMPLGRWEETLRIDLTSVFLLARAVLPGMLARQDGRIIAVSSQLAMKGGDGLAHYAAAKAGVIAFVKSLALEVSAQGVLVNAIAPGPIETPLVDGISEEWKAAKRAELPLGRFGRPEEVAPAALLLASDPGGNLFVGQTLGPNSGDVMP, from the coding sequence ATGACCGGAGTCCTGAATGGCCGCACCGCCCTCGTGACCGGCGCGGCGAGCGGCATCGGGCTGGCGATCGCGCGGCTCTTCGCCGCCAGTGGGGCCGAGGTGGTCGGCGCGGACCGCGACGCCCGCGTCGCCGCCCTCGCCGCGGAGGAGGGCTGGAGGGCGGGCATCGTCTTCGACGCGGCCGACGAGCAGTCGGTCGCGGCCGCGGTCGCCGACGCCGAGAGTCGGCTCGGCCGCATCGACATCCTGGTCGCCTCGCACGGCGTCCTGACCGAGTCGCCCGTGGCCGCGATGCCGCTCGGCCGCTGGGAGGAGACGCTGCGCATCGACCTGACCAGCGTCTTCCTGCTGGCCAGGGCAGTCCTCCCCGGGATGCTCGCCCGCCAGGACGGCCGGATCATCGCGGTGTCCTCCCAGCTCGCCATGAAAGGCGGCGACGGCCTGGCCCATTACGCCGCGGCCAAGGCAGGGGTCATCGCCTTCGTGAAGTCGCTGGCGCTGGAGGTGTCGGCGCAGGGTGTGCTCGTCAACGCCATCGCGCCCGGCCCGATCGAGACCCCGCTGGTCGACGGGATCAGCGAGGAGTGGAAGGCGGCCAAGCGCGCCGAACTCCCGCTCGGCCGGTTCGGGCGCCCGGAGGAGGTGGCGCCCGCTGCGCTGCTGCTGGCGTCGGACCCGGGAGGGAACCTGTTCGTCGGCCAGACGCTCGGTCCGAACTCGGGCGACGTCATGCCCTGA
- a CDS encoding SDR family NAD(P)-dependent oxidoreductase: MSAVSIVSGAASGIGRAAAVRLASRGDRVVIGHYAADPHDAGETLRQVREAGGEGVVVDLDVSSTASVEAFADAALSAYGRIDHVVANAGILRRAPFAEMTDRQWDEVLQVDLHGVMRLARAAVPHLGDGGSIVAISSIAGGVYGWQEHAHYAAAKAGVLGLIRSLAVELGPRRVRANAIIPGLIETPQSLDAVNSLGPDGLRAAGDDIPWGRVGRPEEVASVIAFLTSADATYVSGQAITVDGALTVAMRD, encoded by the coding sequence ATGAGCGCGGTCAGCATCGTCAGCGGCGCGGCCTCCGGGATCGGCCGGGCCGCCGCCGTCCGGCTCGCCTCCCGCGGCGACCGCGTGGTCATCGGCCATTACGCCGCCGACCCGCACGACGCGGGGGAGACGCTCCGCCAGGTGCGCGAGGCCGGGGGAGAGGGCGTCGTCGTCGACCTGGACGTGTCGAGCACCGCCTCCGTCGAGGCGTTCGCCGACGCGGCGCTGAGCGCGTACGGGCGCATCGACCACGTCGTGGCCAACGCCGGCATCCTCCGCCGGGCGCCCTTCGCCGAGATGACCGACCGGCAGTGGGACGAGGTGCTGCAGGTGGACCTGCACGGCGTGATGCGGCTGGCCCGCGCCGCGGTCCCGCACCTCGGCGACGGCGGCTCGATCGTCGCCATCTCCTCCATCGCCGGCGGCGTCTACGGCTGGCAGGAGCACGCCCACTACGCGGCGGCGAAGGCCGGCGTCCTCGGCCTGATCCGCAGCCTGGCCGTCGAGCTCGGTCCGCGCCGGGTGCGCGCGAACGCGATCATCCCCGGCCTCATCGAGACGCCGCAGTCGCTGGACGCAGTCAACTCGCTCGGCCCGGACGGCCTGCGTGCCGCCGGGGACGACATCCCCTGGGGCCGTGTCGGACGGCCGGAGGAGGTCGCGTCGGTGATCGCCTTCCTCACCTCCGCCGACGCCACGTATGTGAGCGGTCAGGCGATCACCGTCGACGGTGCGCTCACCGTCGCGATGCGGGACTGA
- a CDS encoding MFS transporter, with product MSTVARESAGRLRTVGVKETRRATAIAFFAWTIAVYDFILFGTLLPDIAADFGWSTSEALLVSTLVSIGTFVVVICVGPLVDRLGRRKGMIISVGGTALSSAATAATMSSAYLVGVRSVSGLGLAEQSVNATYLNELYALTEDKRIKRNQGFVYAMVQTGWPLGAMLAAAFVAIIIAIFGLDSWRIAFLIATVPAICVALLCRRLKESPQFVVQQHVRALRKEGRVEEAAQIAAAAGLDHQTAAPFKRIFQGKHLRNTIVLSLAWLVNWFGIQTFSVLGTTVLQTGKGIDASNALMLVVGSNLVGALGYLTHGWLGDRFGRKRVIVTGWILGGICFGVLLLGPSNTVFVLISYMLGLFFLLGPYAAIMFFQAECFDLDCRATGSTFIGAMSQPGAIIGGFILTGLTAAAVPFSTAALWVGALGTLVSGLVMLGTKTVTPRAAAAAAAAPASADAVVPVAGSVPDEEVGG from the coding sequence ATGAGCACCGTCGCTCGTGAGTCCGCCGGACGGCTTCGCACCGTCGGCGTCAAGGAAACCCGCCGCGCGACCGCCATCGCGTTCTTCGCCTGGACCATCGCGGTCTACGACTTCATCCTGTTCGGGACGCTGCTGCCCGACATCGCCGCCGACTTCGGCTGGAGCACCAGTGAGGCGCTGCTCGTCTCGACACTGGTGAGCATCGGTACCTTCGTCGTCGTGATCTGCGTCGGCCCGCTGGTCGACCGGCTCGGCCGGCGGAAGGGCATGATCATCTCCGTCGGCGGCACAGCGCTGTCCTCCGCCGCGACCGCCGCCACCATGAGCTCGGCGTACCTGGTCGGCGTGCGCTCGGTCAGCGGCCTGGGCCTGGCGGAGCAGTCCGTCAACGCCACCTACCTCAACGAGCTCTACGCGCTGACCGAGGACAAGCGGATCAAGCGCAACCAGGGCTTCGTCTACGCGATGGTGCAGACCGGATGGCCGCTCGGCGCGATGCTCGCGGCCGCCTTCGTCGCCATCATCATCGCGATCTTCGGCCTCGACAGCTGGCGCATCGCCTTCCTGATCGCCACGGTCCCCGCGATCTGCGTCGCGCTGCTCTGCCGGCGGCTCAAGGAGAGCCCGCAGTTCGTCGTCCAGCAGCATGTGCGCGCGCTGCGCAAGGAGGGCCGGGTCGAGGAGGCCGCGCAGATCGCCGCAGCAGCAGGCCTCGACCACCAGACCGCCGCTCCGTTCAAGCGGATCTTCCAGGGCAAGCACCTGCGCAACACCATCGTTCTGTCGCTGGCCTGGCTGGTGAACTGGTTCGGCATCCAGACCTTCTCGGTGCTCGGCACGACCGTCCTCCAGACCGGCAAGGGCATCGATGCCTCCAACGCGCTGATGCTCGTGGTCGGTTCCAACCTGGTCGGCGCGCTCGGATACCTCACGCACGGCTGGCTGGGCGACCGCTTCGGCCGCAAGCGGGTGATCGTGACCGGCTGGATCCTCGGCGGCATCTGCTTCGGCGTGCTGCTGCTGGGGCCGAGCAACACCGTGTTCGTGCTGATCAGCTACATGCTCGGCCTGTTCTTCCTGCTGGGGCCGTACGCGGCGATCATGTTCTTCCAGGCGGAGTGCTTCGACCTGGACTGCCGGGCGACCGGCAGCACGTTCATCGGGGCGATGAGCCAGCCGGGCGCGATCATCGGCGGGTTCATCCTCACCGGGCTCACCGCGGCCGCTGTGCCGTTCTCCACCGCCGCGCTCTGGGTCGGCGCGCTCGGGACGCTGGTGTCCGGGCTGGTCATGCTCGGGACGAAGACCGTCACCCCGCGGGCCGCTGCGGCCGCTGCGGCCGCTCCGGCCTCCGCCGACGCGGTGGTCCCGGTCGCGGGCTCCGTGCCGGATGAGGAGGTCGGCGGATGA
- a CDS encoding polysaccharide deacetylase family protein encodes MTKEIFVAFGIDIDAVGGWLGSYGGQDSPGDISRGLFAGEVGVPRLNRLLEKYDLPATWFWPGHSIETFPEQFDQVVASGHEIGLHGYSHENPIAMSRQQESDILDHCIELISDRSGRRPTGYVAPWWEFSPVTNELLIERGIRYDHSLMHRDFEPYYVRVGDSWTPIDYDGKAADWMRPLVRGAETDLVEIPASWYLDDLPPMMFIKSSPNSHGFVNPRHLEEMWRDQFDWVYREQDYGVFTFTIHPDVSGRPQVLLMLERLIEHISGHDGVRWATFDQIAQDFQRRSPRR; translated from the coding sequence ATGACCAAAGAGATCTTCGTCGCCTTCGGCATCGACATCGACGCCGTCGGCGGCTGGCTCGGCTCCTACGGCGGGCAGGACTCGCCGGGAGACATCTCCCGCGGACTCTTCGCCGGGGAGGTGGGCGTCCCGCGGCTCAACCGGCTGCTGGAGAAGTACGACCTCCCCGCCACCTGGTTCTGGCCGGGCCACTCCATCGAGACCTTCCCGGAGCAGTTCGACCAGGTCGTCGCCTCCGGCCACGAGATCGGCCTGCACGGCTACAGCCACGAGAACCCGATCGCGATGAGCAGGCAGCAGGAGTCCGACATCCTCGACCACTGCATCGAGCTCATCTCCGACCGGTCCGGACGCCGGCCCACCGGCTACGTCGCCCCGTGGTGGGAGTTCTCGCCGGTGACCAACGAACTCCTCATCGAGCGCGGCATCCGCTACGACCACTCGCTGATGCACCGCGACTTCGAGCCGTACTACGTGCGGGTCGGCGACAGCTGGACCCCGATCGACTACGACGGGAAGGCCGCCGACTGGATGCGCCCGCTGGTGCGCGGCGCGGAGACCGACCTGGTCGAGATCCCGGCGAGCTGGTACCTCGACGACCTGCCTCCGATGATGTTCATCAAGTCCTCGCCCAACAGCCACGGCTTCGTCAACCCGCGCCACCTCGAGGAGATGTGGCGCGACCAGTTCGACTGGGTGTACCGCGAGCAGGACTACGGCGTGTTCACCTTCACCATCCACCCGGACGTCTCCGGACGCCCGCAGGTGCTGCTGATGCTGGAGCGGCTCATCGAGCACATCTCCGGCCACGACGGCGTGCGCTGGGCGACCTTCGACCAGATCGCGCAGGACTTCCAGCGTCGTTCGCCCCGGCGCTGA
- a CDS encoding asparaginase — MPHIVVLATGGTISSRSGAGGSVATDGGPALVAGVEVAGVTVESVDVLRKNSFNLTLRDLRELSEAIAGQLGRAEVDGIVVTHGTDTLEESAFLADAVHSDERPVVFTGSQRPADHPASDGPGNLADAIALAADPAARGRGVLVCFAGMVFAARGVHKAETLAPAPFAAHDSGAVGLVAGGRAMFAASPVRPAALPRPGRGFDDIRVDAVVCHPGGDRTLFDAAVAAGARGIVLIGTGSGNASAALIDAIQAATRAGVVVALSTRVPRGPVVPLYGGGGGVDAVGAGALPAVTLPASQARILLALLLDTEPADRVAHRFAAFAGPAHGTSITDRKKEDTP; from the coding sequence ATGCCGCACATCGTCGTCCTCGCCACCGGGGGGACCATCTCCTCCCGCTCCGGAGCGGGCGGTTCGGTGGCGACCGACGGCGGCCCGGCGCTCGTCGCCGGTGTGGAGGTCGCGGGAGTCACCGTCGAGAGCGTCGACGTCCTCCGCAAGAACTCGTTCAACCTCACGCTGCGCGACCTGCGGGAGCTGAGCGAGGCGATCGCCGGACAGCTCGGCCGTGCGGAGGTGGACGGGATCGTGGTGACGCACGGGACCGACACCCTGGAGGAGTCGGCGTTCCTCGCGGACGCCGTGCACTCCGACGAGCGCCCCGTCGTCTTCACCGGGTCGCAGCGTCCGGCCGATCATCCCGCCTCGGACGGCCCGGGCAATCTGGCCGACGCCATCGCCCTGGCCGCAGACCCCGCCGCCCGCGGACGCGGCGTGCTGGTGTGCTTCGCGGGCATGGTCTTCGCCGCCCGCGGGGTGCACAAGGCCGAGACCCTCGCACCCGCGCCGTTCGCCGCGCACGACAGCGGCGCGGTCGGTCTCGTGGCCGGCGGTCGCGCGATGTTCGCGGCGTCCCCGGTGCGCCCGGCCGCACTCCCACGGCCGGGTCGCGGATTCGACGACATCCGGGTCGACGCCGTCGTCTGCCACCCGGGCGGCGACCGCACCCTGTTCGACGCGGCCGTCGCCGCCGGCGCGCGCGGGATCGTCCTCATCGGCACCGGATCGGGCAACGCCTCGGCCGCGCTGATCGACGCCATCCAAGCCGCGACGCGGGCCGGCGTGGTCGTCGCGCTCTCCACCCGGGTGCCGCGCGGACCGGTCGTGCCGCTGTACGGCGGCGGCGGGGGCGTGGACGCGGTCGGCGCCGGCGCCCTCCCCGCTGTGACGCTGCCCGCGTCGCAGGCGCGCATCCTGCTCGCACTGCTGCTCGACACCGAGCCGGCCGACCGCGTCGCCCACCGGTTCGCGGCCTTCGCCGGGCCGGCGCACGGAACCTCCATCACCGATCGGAAGAAGGAAGACACACCATGA
- a CDS encoding LacI family DNA-binding transcriptional regulator — MTGKAPAGRRPATQRTIADRVGVSVTTVSRVLAAGEEDAARWASPETVAAILAVARETGYRPNPHAASLRTSRSNLVGVLVPRLQDFVLATIYEGIDEAATEHGVSAFVTNSLDDDELRSARTESMLDRRVDGLIFGDAHLEDPYLDALAERDVPFVLTSRRSGDHIAVTCDDALGGRLVAEHLLATGRRDVAVLAGLPFASTGRERTRGLVDAYREAGVDIPEHRIVSIGFDAPAGREGAERIFAEKPYPDAVFATNDFAAIGALGVIERMGLRVPEDVALVGYNDTPLAASDALSLTTVRSPMHEMGRRALETLLRAIDGEQVESQRLRPELIVRRSTAG; from the coding sequence ATGACAGGAAAAGCCCCGGCAGGCCGACGCCCCGCCACGCAGCGGACGATCGCCGACCGCGTCGGAGTCTCGGTCACCACGGTCTCCCGCGTGCTGGCCGCCGGCGAGGAGGATGCCGCCCGCTGGGCCTCGCCGGAGACGGTCGCGGCCATCCTCGCCGTCGCCCGCGAGACGGGCTACCGGCCGAACCCGCACGCGGCGAGCCTGCGCACATCGCGGTCGAACCTCGTCGGCGTGCTCGTCCCGCGCCTCCAGGACTTCGTGCTCGCGACCATCTACGAGGGCATCGACGAGGCGGCGACCGAGCACGGGGTCTCCGCGTTCGTGACCAACTCGCTCGACGACGACGAGCTGCGCAGCGCGCGCACGGAGTCCATGCTCGACCGGCGGGTCGACGGCCTGATCTTCGGAGACGCCCACCTGGAGGACCCGTACCTCGACGCTCTCGCCGAACGGGACGTGCCGTTCGTACTCACCTCGCGGCGCAGCGGCGACCACATCGCCGTCACCTGCGACGACGCGCTCGGCGGCCGGCTGGTCGCGGAGCACCTGCTGGCGACCGGCCGCCGCGACGTGGCCGTCCTGGCCGGCCTCCCGTTCGCCTCGACGGGCCGGGAGCGGACGCGCGGACTGGTCGACGCCTACCGCGAGGCCGGGGTCGACATTCCGGAGCACCGCATCGTCTCGATCGGCTTCGACGCCCCGGCCGGCCGCGAGGGCGCCGAGCGCATCTTCGCGGAGAAGCCGTACCCGGACGCGGTGTTCGCGACCAACGACTTCGCCGCGATCGGGGCGCTCGGGGTGATCGAGCGGATGGGACTGCGCGTTCCGGAGGACGTGGCGCTGGTCGGCTACAACGACACCCCGCTCGCGGCGTCCGACGCCCTGTCGCTGACGACGGTGCGCTCCCCCATGCACGAGATGGGACGGCGGGCGCTGGAGACTCTGCTCCGCGCCATCGACGGGGAGCAGGTCGAGTCGCAGCGACTGCGGCCCGAACTCATCGTCCGGCGCAGCACCGCGGGCTGA
- a CDS encoding SIMPL domain-containing protein, which translates to MADTIITVQGEYELKHPAERGAVRLSVAYEGEQRDEALALTTQRHASLAAELRELHNPQTGPVTSWASDQLRVWGDRPWNQDGRRLSPIYHAEIGMDVTFSELTALSDWVGVVSLLDGVTIQGVTWSLTEARRQSITQEARRRAVENAVAKATVYATSLGLTAVKPLALSDPGMLGDGPSNGQPQPLQARAMSAELGGATLALKPEDITVAVQVHARFAAS; encoded by the coding sequence ATGGCCGACACCATCATCACCGTCCAGGGCGAGTACGAGCTGAAGCATCCGGCGGAGCGGGGCGCGGTGCGGCTGAGCGTCGCGTACGAGGGCGAGCAGCGCGACGAGGCGCTCGCGCTCACCACCCAGCGGCACGCCTCCCTGGCGGCCGAGCTGCGCGAACTGCACAACCCGCAGACCGGGCCGGTGACCTCCTGGGCCTCCGACCAGCTGCGGGTATGGGGCGACCGGCCCTGGAATCAGGACGGCCGACGGCTCTCGCCGATCTACCACGCGGAGATCGGGATGGACGTCACCTTCAGCGAGCTGACCGCGCTGTCCGACTGGGTGGGCGTCGTCTCACTGCTCGACGGGGTCACGATCCAGGGCGTCACCTGGAGCCTGACGGAGGCTCGGCGCCAGTCGATCACGCAGGAGGCGCGGCGGCGGGCGGTGGAGAACGCGGTCGCCAAGGCGACGGTGTACGCGACGAGTCTCGGGCTGACGGCGGTGAAGCCGCTCGCGCTCAGCGACCCGGGGATGCTGGGCGACGGGCCGTCGAACGGTCAGCCGCAGCCGCTCCAGGCCCGGGCGATGTCGGCCGAGCTCGGCGGCGCGACGCTCGCGCTGAAGCCCGAGGACATCACGGTCGCCGTGCAGGTGCACGCGCGGTTCGCGGCGTCCTGA
- a CDS encoding DUF5666 domain-containing protein, whose amino-acid sequence MDENQPTEPLYPQQPGAQNEVPRHDVPPQQAAHPYGPPTQQYGPPARPVGEPFYKRHGLAFAISTLVLGVIVLFGIAGTGAFAVGSVVFHAGSSVSRLLHDGQGGPVPVKPGAPGQNGKGNGSGSGQGGRQDEGPIAKGVVRGTVASISGSTWTIRTQRGTTLTVDTTSSTVYGAPGQTQRASDFAAGDEVIVVGTRSGTTVTAVRILNVADLPLRPGQSGPTPTPSPSS is encoded by the coding sequence ATGGACGAGAACCAGCCCACCGAGCCGCTGTACCCGCAGCAGCCCGGCGCGCAGAATGAGGTGCCGCGGCACGACGTGCCGCCGCAGCAGGCCGCGCACCCGTACGGGCCGCCGACGCAGCAGTACGGGCCTCCCGCGCGCCCGGTGGGGGAGCCGTTCTACAAGCGCCACGGTCTGGCGTTCGCCATCTCGACGCTCGTGCTCGGCGTCATCGTGCTGTTCGGCATCGCCGGCACCGGTGCGTTCGCCGTGGGCTCGGTCGTGTTCCACGCGGGCTCGTCGGTGTCGCGGCTGCTGCACGACGGCCAGGGCGGCCCGGTCCCGGTGAAGCCGGGCGCCCCCGGCCAGAACGGCAAGGGCAACGGCAGCGGCTCCGGCCAGGGCGGCCGCCAGGACGAGGGCCCGATCGCGAAGGGCGTCGTCCGCGGCACCGTAGCCTCGATCTCCGGCTCGACCTGGACCATCCGGACACAGCGCGGCACGACCCTGACCGTCGACACCACATCGTCCACCGTGTATGGAGCGCCGGGCCAGACGCAGAGGGCCTCAGACTTCGCCGCCGGCGACGAGGTGATCGTCGTCGGCACCCGCTCGGGGACCACGGTGACGGCGGTCCGCATCCTCAACGTCGCCGACCTCCCGCTGCGGCCGGGTCAGTCCGGCCCGACGCCGACGCCCTCGCCCAGCAGCTGA
- a CDS encoding tyrosine-protein phosphatase, which yields MSSNDEATAGTTGVVAARIPVNGTYNFRDAGGYPVPEGVVRRGKLFRSDGLARLGDEGRQTLRDLDVRVVIDLRDDFEVSVMPDDVDGLDLQRLHLPVFEGSGASQSTIGITLVGLYEKILLQHGDVIVTALREIADTGGEAVVVHCTAGKDRTGIVVALALLAVGVERELVVADYAATQANLHGPWLDGMIDLVRSHGVEVTPDLRIILGGSPPEALEEALDVVERRFGSVREYLLATGLDELELAKLRSVLVEPS from the coding sequence ATGAGCAGCAACGACGAGGCGACGGCCGGAACGACAGGCGTCGTCGCGGCGCGCATCCCGGTGAACGGCACGTACAACTTCCGCGACGCGGGCGGCTACCCGGTCCCCGAGGGTGTGGTGCGCCGCGGCAAGCTGTTCCGCTCGGACGGGCTCGCGCGGCTCGGCGACGAGGGGCGGCAGACGCTCCGCGACCTCGACGTGCGGGTCGTGATCGACCTCCGCGACGACTTCGAGGTCTCGGTGATGCCGGACGACGTCGACGGTCTCGACCTCCAGCGCCTGCACCTCCCGGTGTTCGAAGGCTCCGGCGCGTCGCAGTCGACGATCGGCATCACGCTGGTCGGGCTCTACGAGAAGATCCTGCTGCAGCACGGCGACGTCATCGTGACCGCGCTGCGGGAGATCGCGGACACCGGCGGCGAGGCCGTCGTCGTGCACTGCACCGCGGGCAAGGACCGCACCGGCATCGTCGTCGCCCTCGCGCTGCTCGCGGTGGGCGTCGAGCGCGAGCTGGTGGTCGCCGACTACGCGGCGACCCAGGCCAACCTCCACGGTCCCTGGCTGGACGGGATGATCGACCTGGTGCGCAGCCACGGGGTCGAGGTCACGCCCGACCTCCGCATCATCCTCGGCGGCAGCCCACCCGAAGCGCTCGAGGAGGCGCTCGACGTGGTGGAGCGCAGGTTCGGGAGCGTGCGCGAGTACCTGCTCGCCACCGGGCTGGACGAGCTGGAGCTGGCGAAACTCCGTTCCGTGCTGGTCGAGCCGTCGTGA
- the smpB gene encoding SsrA-binding protein SmpB: MPRERGQKVVATNRRARHDYTIEDTYEAGLVLTGTEVKSLREGRASLVDGYAFVDGGEAWLDAVHIPEYLDGTWNNHAPRRKRKLLLHKAQIVKIENKVKQGGYTIVPLQIYFSDGRAKVEIAVAKGKREYDKRQALRERQDNREAERAMSSRRHLGE, translated from the coding sequence GTGCCCAGGGAACGTGGCCAGAAGGTCGTGGCCACCAATCGCCGAGCGCGCCACGACTACACCATCGAGGACACCTACGAGGCGGGCCTCGTGCTCACCGGCACCGAGGTCAAGTCGTTGCGCGAGGGGCGGGCGTCCCTGGTCGACGGCTACGCCTTCGTCGACGGGGGAGAGGCCTGGCTCGACGCCGTGCACATCCCCGAGTACCTGGACGGCACCTGGAACAATCACGCCCCGCGGCGCAAGCGCAAGCTCCTGCTGCACAAGGCGCAGATCGTCAAGATCGAGAACAAGGTCAAGCAGGGCGGCTACACGATCGTCCCGCTGCAGATCTACTTCAGCGACGGGCGCGCGAAGGTCGAGATCGCGGTCGCCAAGGGCAAGCGCGAGTACGACAAGCGCCAGGCCCTCCGCGAGCGGCAGGACAACCGCGAAGCCGAACGGGCGATGTCCAGCAGGCGTCATCTCGGCGAGTGA